The following coding sequences are from one Sciurus carolinensis chromosome 11, mSciCar1.2, whole genome shotgun sequence window:
- the LOC124959177 gene encoding olfactory receptor 5L1-like has translation MAKENCSTVTEFILLGLSDVPKLRVPLFLVFLLIYGATVLANLGMVALIQLSSHLHTPMYFFLSHLSFVDFCYSSIIVPQMLTNIFTKDKTISFQGCMVQLYLFCTYAITEVFLLAVMAYDRFVAICNPLLYMVIMSQKLCAELVSGCYLYASICSLIHLCLTLEIPGYKSNVINHFFCDLPPLLKLACSDVTVNELLLFIVVNFNEVITITIILTSYLFILITILKMRSAEGRHKAFSTCASHLTAIIVFHGTILFIYCQPSSGTSLDIDKVTTVFYTVVIPMLNPLIYSLRNKDVKEALRKVVDSKILCQAI, from the coding sequence ATGGCCAAGGAAAACTGTTCCACTGTGACAGAGTTCATTCTCCTAGGATTGTCAGATGTCCCCAAGCTGAGAGTCCCTCTCTTCCTGGTGTTCCTTCTCATCTATGGAGCCACAGTTCTGGCCAACCTGGGCATGGTTGCACTGATCCAGCTCAGCTCTCACctgcacactcccatgtactttttcctcagtcaCTTGTCCTTTGTGGACTTCTGCTACTCCTCAATCATAGTGCCCCAAATGCTGACCAATATCTTTACCAAGGACAAAACCATTTCTTTCCAGGGCTGCATGGTGCAactctatttattttgtacttatgcAATCACAGAAGTCTTCctgctggcagtgatggcctatgaccgctttgtggccatctgcaacccaTTGCTGTACATGGTTATCATGTCCCAGAAGCTCTGTGCCGAGCTGGTTTCTGGTTGTTATCTCTATGCATCTATTTGCTCTCTGATTCACCTGTGCTTAACTCTTGAGATCCCAGGTTACAAGTCAAATGTGAtcaaccacttcttctgtgatctACCCCCACTCTTAAAACTTGCTTGCTCTGATGTCACTGTGAATGAATTGCTGCTCTTCATTGTGGTCAATTTCAATGAGgtcattaccatcaccatcatcctcaCCTCCTACCTGTTCATCCTCATCACCATCCTGAAGATGCgctctgcagaggggaggcacaaagctttttccacctgtgcctcccacctcacAGCCATCATCGTCTTCCATGGAACAATCCTGTTCATTTATTGCCAGCCCAGTTCTGGCACTAGTCTGGACATTGACAAAGTGACCACAGTCTTCTACACTGTGGtgatccccatgctgaaccccctgatctacagcctgaggaacaaggatgtgaaagaaGCTCTCAGAAAAGTGGTAGACTCCAAAATATTATGCCAGGCAATTTAA